In Leptospiraceae bacterium, one DNA window encodes the following:
- a CDS encoding CBS domain-containing protein: protein MKNWQSTLLEKHATIRDAMRLLVKSSLRILLVCDENLKLLGTITDGDIRRALLADANMQDIAGKVMNSRPLSVKASSSREERLSLMQKEDLTAIPIVDDENKVLGLETLHQAMQPEPRANSVFIMAGGFGTRLAPLTDHCPKPMLRIGEKPMLEHLILQFMSFGFSRFYISTHYLPDIIKEYFGDGSKWSIEIKYVHENEPLGTGGALGLLPMNIGDLPLIMVNGDVLTKLNYIKLLQYHEKNNFDATICVREDEHRVPFGVIETKNELVYSMVEKPTYRYKINTGIYILDTKIVNSVRVGQKIDMPTLLDEHLKSGKKVGTYTSYDYWLDIGQMKDYQKAQEDIKIYFKNERVSKFE, encoded by the coding sequence ATGAAAAACTGGCAATCCACACTTTTAGAAAAACACGCCACCATCCGAGATGCCATGCGTCTTTTAGTTAAGAGTTCGCTGCGCATTTTGTTAGTTTGCGATGAGAATCTAAAACTTTTGGGTACGATAACCGACGGCGACATCCGCCGTGCATTACTTGCCGACGCAAATATGCAAGACATTGCCGGGAAGGTGATGAACAGCCGCCCTTTATCGGTTAAGGCAAGCTCAAGTCGTGAAGAGCGGCTTTCACTCATGCAAAAAGAAGATCTTACTGCGATACCTATTGTTGATGATGAAAACAAAGTGCTCGGTCTTGAAACTCTGCATCAAGCGATGCAGCCCGAGCCGCGCGCAAACTCCGTGTTTATTATGGCGGGCGGTTTTGGTACACGCCTTGCGCCGCTTACCGACCATTGCCCTAAGCCAATGCTGCGTATAGGCGAAAAGCCCATGCTTGAACATCTTATTTTGCAATTTATGAGTTTTGGTTTTTCTCGATTTTATATATCCACCCATTATTTACCAGATATAATAAAAGAATATTTTGGAGATGGCAGTAAGTGGAGTATTGAAATAAAATATGTGCATGAAAATGAACCCCTTGGAACCGGTGGGGCTCTTGGGTTATTGCCAATGAATATTGGAGATTTGCCTCTTATTATGGTGAATGGTGATGTTTTGACTAAATTAAACTATATTAAGTTATTGCAATACCATGAAAAAAATAATTTTGATGCAACAATTTGTGTGCGTGAAGACGAGCATCGTGTTCCTTTTGGCGTAATTGAAACTAAAAATGAGCTAGTATATAGTATGGTTGAAAAACCAACCTATCGCTATAAAATCAACACAGGGATATATATATTAGATACAAAAATCGTAAACAGTGTAAGGGTAGGGCAAAAAATTGATATGCCTACTCTTTTAGATGAGCACCTTAAATCCGGTAAAAAAGTTGGAACATATACCAGTTATGACTACTGGCTTGATATTGGGCAGATGAAAGACTACCAAAAAGCACAGGAAGATATTAAAATTTATTTTAAAAATGAAAGAGTAAGCAAGTTTGAATAG
- a CDS encoding acylneuraminate cytidylyltransferase family protein, which produces MKIFAFVFARGGSKGLPGKNIMELDGKPLLKYSIDIARSIESIEKIFVSTDDSSIANIARENGAIVIERPKTLAEDNSPEWLAWQHSIQWVTENHGSFDYFVSLPATSPLRNKEDIENSIAKMQLEDADICVAYTPANRSPYFNMVKVNEEGCLELVNKPDSAIVRRQDAPKVYDLTTVVYVSKPKHILENFGLFSGRVAGIEVPKERAVDIDDIYDFRLAEIILRESKKK; this is translated from the coding sequence ATGAAGATTTTTGCTTTCGTATTTGCTCGTGGAGGCTCAAAGGGTTTACCAGGTAAGAATATTATGGAATTAGATGGTAAGCCGTTACTTAAGTATTCGATTGATATAGCGAGAAGTATAGAAAGTATTGAGAAGATTTTTGTGTCAACAGACGATTCTTCTATTGCAAATATAGCCAGAGAGAACGGGGCAATTGTAATTGAACGCCCGAAAACCTTAGCAGAAGACAATTCGCCTGAATGGTTAGCTTGGCAGCATTCTATTCAATGGGTGACGGAAAACCATGGTAGTTTTGATTATTTTGTAAGTCTTCCTGCTACAAGCCCTCTTCGAAATAAAGAAGATATTGAAAACTCTATTGCAAAGATGCAATTGGAAGATGCTGATATTTGCGTTGCATACACTCCAGCTAATAGAAGTCCCTATTTTAATATGGTGAAAGTAAACGAAGAAGGTTGTTTAGAGCTTGTAAACAAACCTGATTCAGCAATTGTCAGAAGACAAGATGCACCAAAGGTATATGATTTAACAACTGTAGTTTATGTAAGTAAGCCCAAACATATATTGGAAAACTTTGGTTTGTTTTCAGGGAGAGTAGCAGGAATTGAAGTACCAAAAGAAAGAGCAGTCGATATTGATGATATTTATGATTTTAGGCTTGCAGAGATAATTTTAAGAGAAAGTAAAAAGAAGTGA
- a CDS encoding putative DNA binding domain-containing protein, translated as MNAIELLDIISAGETSKVQFKREIDNDDSIAAELIALSNSKGGIILFGVEDKKGTVLGLNYEQLQLYNNRIATIANEKIKPQIFLYTEVVSVPSGTAEKKILVVEVSEGIAKPYKDKNGTIWIKQGSDKRRLIDNNEQVRLFQQSGILYLDEMVIPQTSIDDINLVKVEQYIKVIQKREADEKIEISEALLTNLNILKDARLTLGGLLFFAKNPQKYRPAFCIKAISFFGNSIGGTDYRSSQDIEGTIPEIFEDTMRFFKTNLYHIQAGQNFNSIGKLEVSQTALEELLQNALVHRDYSKNSPVRVMIFDDRIEIISPGTLPNSLTVENIKMGNAVVRNNLLVSYCSKLMNYRGFGSGVARALSQQPNIDLINDIEGEQFRVIIPRPEKQ; from the coding sequence ATGAATGCAATCGAATTATTAGATATAATTAGTGCTGGCGAGACAAGTAAGGTACAGTTTAAAAGAGAGATTGATAATGATGATTCTATTGCTGCTGAATTGATTGCTTTGTCTAACTCAAAAGGGGGAATAATTTTATTTGGAGTTGAAGATAAAAAGGGCACGGTATTGGGCTTAAATTATGAGCAGTTGCAATTATACAATAATAGAATTGCAACAATTGCCAACGAAAAAATAAAGCCACAAATATTTCTTTATACTGAAGTTGTTTCAGTGCCTTCGGGAACGGCAGAAAAGAAAATTTTGGTTGTAGAGGTTTCTGAAGGAATTGCGAAACCATATAAAGATAAAAACGGCACAATCTGGATAAAACAAGGTTCAGACAAAAGAAGGTTAATCGACAACAATGAGCAAGTGAGGCTGTTTCAACAAAGTGGAATCTTGTATTTAGATGAAATGGTTATTCCACAAACCTCTATTGATGACATCAACCTTGTAAAGGTAGAGCAATACATCAAAGTAATTCAAAAAAGAGAAGCCGATGAAAAAATTGAAATATCAGAAGCTTTATTAACGAATTTGAATATATTGAAAGACGCTCGTCTCACATTAGGCGGACTTTTATTCTTTGCGAAAAATCCGCAGAAATATAGACCTGCCTTTTGTATAAAAGCAATATCATTTTTTGGAAACAGTATTGGTGGAACGGATTATCGAAGCAGTCAGGATATTGAAGGTACTATTCCTGAGATTTTTGAAGATACAATGCGTTTTTTCAAAACAAATCTATATCATATTCAGGCGGGTCAGAATTTTAATTCTATCGGCAAATTAGAAGTTTCACAAACCGCATTAGAAGAATTATTGCAGAATGCTTTGGTACATAGAGATTATTCAAAAAATTCTCCAGTACGAGTGATGATTTTTGATGACCGAATTGAAATTATAAGCCCAGGAACATTACCCAACAGTCTTACGGTTGAAAATATAAAAATGGGAAATGCAGTCGTTAGAAATAATCTTTTAGTCTCTTATTGCTCAAAACTGATGAATTATCGTGGTTTTGGTTCGGGCGTTGCTCGTGCACTATCGCAGCAGCCCAATATTGACCTGATTAACGATATAGAGGGTGAACAATTTCGGGTGATTATTCCAAGGCCTGAAAAACAGTAA
- the hisF gene encoding imidazole glycerol phosphate synthase subunit HisF produces the protein MAKKRLIFTLHYNSGFFCLSRNFRLQKAGDLNWLNKNYNFPKIAFSIDELVVLDVNRENRSPEFFQEVLRELAKEIFVPIAAGGGIRTFQDAKNLFENGADKIVVNSVLYKNPDVVKSIAEVYGAQSMVASIDYNLNQMNVPEVYIENGTEKINLSLSEYLNQVNKLPVGEIYLHSMRQDGTGQGYDMNLYSILFGLLQKPLIVSGGAGNRYHFEEALSMEYIDAVSTANLFNFIGNGLPGAREYLLEKNINLPVFES, from the coding sequence TTGGCAAAAAAAAGACTAATCTTCACTCTTCATTATAATTCAGGATTTTTTTGTCTTAGCCGCAATTTCAGACTTCAAAAAGCGGGAGATCTGAACTGGCTGAATAAAAATTATAATTTTCCAAAGATTGCTTTTTCTATTGATGAACTGGTCGTACTGGATGTAAACCGGGAAAACCGGAGTCCAGAATTTTTTCAAGAAGTATTGCGGGAATTGGCAAAAGAAATTTTTGTTCCGATTGCTGCCGGAGGCGGTATCAGGACTTTTCAGGATGCAAAAAATTTATTTGAAAACGGAGCGGATAAAATAGTAGTAAATTCGGTATTGTATAAAAATCCTGATGTTGTTAAATCTATTGCTGAGGTTTATGGGGCACAAAGTATGGTTGCTTCTATTGACTACAATCTAAACCAAATGAATGTTCCAGAAGTGTATATTGAAAATGGAACTGAAAAGATTAATTTGTCATTAAGCGAATATCTTAATCAGGTAAATAAATTACCTGTTGGCGAAATATATCTTCATTCAATGCGTCAAGATGGGACAGGACAGGGATACGATATGAATTTATATTCTATTTTATTTGGATTGTTGCAAAAGCCATTAATTGTTTCCGGGGGAGCAGGCAATCGTTACCACTTTGAGGAAGCATTGTCTATGGAATATATAGACGCTGTTTCCACAGCAAATTTATTTAACTTTATCGGGAACGGTTTGCCAGGAGCAAGGGAATATCTGCTTGAGAAAAATATCAATCTGCCTGTTTTTGAAAGTTAG
- a CDS encoding Gfo/Idh/MocA family oxidoreductase translates to MNRVAVVGLGNISKRHRANIKKLYPESEVVAISASGKNSSQEVSNLDKYYSNLKDSVEKKIDMAIIASPATLHAEHANFFIRLGIPVLIEKPLTSSEIDSQSIVESSEKFQIPVAINYCLRYLSSSQKILSLLKEERIGKIYNVFAEVGQYLPDWRSGKNYRETVSASDTLGGGVLLELSHEFDYLQWLFGELSPYSAILRSSDELSLKVEDVADVVLLGSKGEVISVHLDFLQKKAYRKCRMVGSLGAIEWNLIQNQITLITAKGEELIFDESNLDRNEMYLNVLLDFERKIQGKKQECVTLKEAMNTVILIQKIKSIALKK, encoded by the coding sequence TTGAATAGAGTTGCAGTAGTTGGGCTTGGAAACATTTCCAAGCGTCATCGAGCGAATATTAAAAAACTTTATCCAGAATCTGAAGTTGTTGCAATTTCAGCAAGCGGTAAAAATTCTTCTCAAGAAGTTTCCAATTTAGATAAATATTATTCTAACTTAAAAGACTCAGTTGAAAAAAAAATTGATATGGCGATAATTGCATCTCCTGCAACTTTACACGCAGAGCACGCAAATTTTTTTATTCGCTTGGGCATTCCTGTCTTAATAGAGAAGCCATTGACTTCAAGTGAAATAGATTCTCAGTCGATAGTTGAATCATCTGAAAAGTTTCAAATTCCAGTAGCGATTAATTATTGTTTACGTTATCTTTCGAGTAGTCAAAAAATTTTGAGCCTTTTAAAAGAAGAGAGGATAGGAAAAATTTATAATGTATTTGCAGAGGTTGGACAATATTTACCGGATTGGAGAAGTGGTAAAAATTATAGAGAAACTGTTTCTGCAAGCGATACTCTTGGTGGTGGAGTTTTGTTAGAGTTGAGTCATGAGTTTGATTATTTGCAATGGCTATTTGGTGAGCTAAGTCCCTATTCTGCAATTTTACGATCGTCAGATGAACTTTCCTTGAAGGTAGAAGATGTAGCTGATGTAGTGCTTCTTGGAAGTAAAGGCGAAGTAATTTCCGTGCACTTAGACTTTTTGCAAAAAAAAGCATATAGAAAATGTAGAATGGTTGGAAGTTTAGGTGCGATAGAGTGGAATTTAATTCAAAATCAAATTACACTAATTACTGCAAAAGGAGAAGAGTTAATATTTGATGAAAGTAATTTAGATCGAAATGAAATGTATTTGAATGTGCTTCTTGACTTTGAAAGGAAAATCCAAGGCAAAAAACAAGAATGTGTTACTTTGAAAGAAGCAATGAATACGGTCATACTCATTCAAAAAATTAAATCAATTGCTTTGAAAAAATAA
- a CDS encoding putative DNA binding domain-containing protein yields the protein MNAIELLDIISAGETSKVQFKESLPNPESMSREMVAMANSLGGMIFIGVKDKTGAIVGLAQDQIEYADRKLAEFADNLKPPIYITTEVIKIKDNSTSKNVLVVHINQGINKPYNTAQGEIYVKQGSNKRLLTDNSEILRLFQTSANLLADEMEVYNTSIDDIDEKIFSDYFKKEFERSYQEKGLTFEQALKAKKALRNNRLTLAGLLFFGKEPQSIKPAFTIKAVSYFGNDISENQYRSKPKDFTGTIPVLFEKGMDFLKSNLMFIQSGESFNSPGKLEVSSIALEELLQNALVHRDYFKNSPIRLQIFENRIEIISPGKLPNSLTVEEIKFGNPVIRNNQIVSFSIHTLPFSGLGSGIKRALSQQPNIELINDIEGEQFRVIIPRPEKQ from the coding sequence ATGAATGCAATCGAATTATTAGATATAATTAGTGCTGGCGAGACGAGTAAAGTACAGTTCAAAGAAAGTTTACCAAACCCAGAAAGTATGAGCCGTGAAATGGTTGCCATGGCTAACTCGCTTGGTGGTATGATATTCATCGGCGTTAAAGATAAAACAGGAGCTATTGTCGGTTTAGCTCAAGATCAAATTGAATATGCTGATCGAAAACTTGCAGAGTTTGCAGACAACCTTAAACCGCCTATATACATTACAACAGAAGTAATTAAAATTAAGGATAATAGCACCAGTAAGAATGTATTGGTCGTCCATATTAATCAGGGCATAAACAAGCCGTATAATACCGCGCAAGGCGAAATATATGTAAAGCAAGGTTCAAATAAACGGCTGTTGACCGATAATTCAGAAATTTTACGATTGTTTCAAACAAGTGCAAACCTGCTTGCAGATGAAATGGAAGTATATAACACTTCTATTGATGACATTGATGAAAAAATATTTTCTGATTATTTTAAAAAAGAATTTGAAAGATCTTACCAAGAAAAGGGGCTTACCTTTGAACAGGCGCTGAAGGCCAAAAAAGCATTGAGAAATAATCGATTGACGCTTGCGGGGTTGCTCTTTTTCGGCAAGGAGCCTCAAAGTATAAAACCCGCGTTTACCATTAAGGCCGTCTCATATTTTGGAAACGATATTTCTGAAAATCAATATAGAAGCAAGCCAAAAGACTTTACTGGCACAATTCCAGTGCTTTTCGAGAAAGGTATGGATTTTTTAAAAAGTAATCTGATGTTCATTCAATCAGGAGAAAGCTTTAATTCACCTGGAAAACTTGAAGTTTCAAGTATTGCGCTCGAAGAATTGTTGCAAAATGCGCTTGTACATCGAGATTATTTCAAGAATTCACCAATAAGATTGCAGATATTTGAGAATCGTATCGAAATAATTAGTCCGGGTAAGTTGCCCAATAGTTTAACTGTTGAAGAAATAAAATTTGGAAACCCTGTAATAAGAAATAACCAAATTGTTTCTTTTAGTATTCATACTTTACCTTTTAGTGGGTTGGGTTCTGGTATTAAAAGAGCACTATCACAGCAGCCCAATATTGAACTGATTAACGATATAGAGGGCGAACAATTTCGTGTGATTATTCCAAGACCTGAAAAACAGTAA
- a CDS encoding N-acetyl sugar amidotransferase, which produces MTKVIYCKNCMNMSTRPRIKFDDRGWCNACQWMEEKKKLDWSVREKELLELLEKNRNKHATFDCIVPVSGGKDGSYVSYSLKHKYKMRPLTVTIRPPLELELGHTNLLNFTQSGYDHIHITPDSEIMRRMNKMGFIEKGFPYYGWLTAIMTAVIRVAINFKIPLLFYGEDGEVEYGGSTESKYNPIYDIHYMKKIYLEGGHDRFLNQCGTPEELYFFNFPSDEEIKNADLSFTHWSYYEAWDSYRNYLVAKEHCGLVEQESPNSGTFTNFAQNDQALYSLHAYLMYLKFGFGRATQDAGIEIRRGAMTRDQAIELIKLYDNQYPEEFIQDYLKYYQMSMEVFDAVLDKWVNKNIFKKEKGRWMPTFIPGEDFEC; this is translated from the coding sequence ATGACAAAAGTAATTTACTGTAAAAATTGTATGAATATGTCCACCAGACCCAGGATCAAGTTTGATGATCGGGGCTGGTGCAACGCATGTCAGTGGATGGAAGAAAAGAAAAAGCTTGATTGGTCTGTTAGAGAAAAAGAGCTTTTGGAATTACTGGAAAAAAATAGAAATAAGCACGCAACATTTGACTGTATAGTTCCTGTAAGCGGGGGCAAAGATGGCTCGTATGTGTCTTACTCTTTAAAACATAAATACAAAATGCGGCCTCTTACCGTTACGATTCGACCTCCATTAGAACTTGAACTTGGGCATACCAATTTACTGAATTTTACACAAAGCGGTTATGATCATATTCATATAACTCCCGATTCTGAGATTATGCGCAGAATGAATAAAATGGGATTCATTGAAAAAGGTTTTCCTTATTACGGCTGGCTTACAGCAATTATGACTGCTGTGATTCGTGTTGCAATCAATTTCAAAATTCCTTTGCTCTTTTACGGTGAAGATGGGGAGGTAGAATACGGAGGTTCAACCGAATCGAAGTACAATCCGATTTATGATATTCATTATATGAAGAAAATTTATCTGGAAGGCGGTCATGACAGATTTTTAAACCAGTGTGGGACTCCGGAAGAACTTTACTTTTTCAATTTTCCGTCTGATGAAGAAATCAAAAATGCAGATCTTTCATTCACGCATTGGTCTTACTATGAGGCGTGGGATTCATACAGGAATTATCTGGTGGCAAAGGAGCATTGCGGTCTGGTAGAGCAAGAATCTCCGAATTCCGGAACATTTACCAATTTTGCACAAAATGATCAGGCTTTGTATTCCCTACATGCATATCTTATGTATTTGAAATTCGGGTTCGGAAGAGCCACACAAGATGCAGGAATTGAAATTCGTCGCGGTGCAATGACAAGAGATCAGGCAATAGAACTGATCAAACTATATGATAACCAGTATCCTGAAGAATTTATTCAGGATTATCTGAAATACTACCAAATGAGTATGGAAGTGTTTGATGCAGTTCTGGATAAATGGGTGAACAAAAATATATTCAAAAAAGAAAAAGGCCGTTGGATGCCTACTTTTATTCCGGGCGAAGATTTTGAATGTTAG
- the neuC gene encoding UDP-N-acetylglucosamine 2-epimerase (hydrolyzing) yields MAKRKICVITGTRAEYGLLYWLMKEIEADVDLQLQLIVTGMHLSPEFGLTYKEIEKDFKIDKKIEILLSSDTSIGISKSMGLAQISFAEAFDELKPEIVVVLGDRFEIFAAASAAMIARLPIAHLHGGETTEGAFDEAMRHSVTKMSHLHFTATEEYRKRVIQLGEEPDRVFNVGGMGVENIKRLKLLTKTEFEESIRFKLAKKNLLVTFHPVTLEASTSEKQFSELLRALDNLTETHIIFTKANSDTDGRIINQMIDDYVNQNSYKSTAFTSLGQLRYLSALQFVDAVVGNSSSGLAEAPSFKIGTINIGDRQKGRIKAESVIDCEPNYESILQAFKKLYSTEFQYELSKVVNPYGDGQASKKIVEVLKSFQLKNLLKKKFYDINFSFS; encoded by the coding sequence ATGGCTAAACGTAAAATCTGTGTTATCACCGGCACCCGCGCTGAATATGGGTTGTTGTATTGGTTGATGAAAGAAATAGAGGCCGATGTAGACTTGCAGTTACAACTTATTGTAACAGGTATGCATCTTAGCCCCGAGTTTGGTTTAACATATAAAGAAATCGAAAAAGACTTTAAGATTGATAAAAAGATAGAAATACTTTTGTCGTCAGACACATCTATAGGTATTTCAAAATCAATGGGGCTTGCACAAATTAGTTTCGCCGAAGCGTTTGATGAACTAAAGCCCGAAATTGTTGTCGTATTGGGAGATCGATTTGAGATTTTTGCGGCAGCGAGTGCTGCGATGATTGCACGCTTACCGATTGCCCATTTGCACGGTGGTGAAACAACAGAAGGTGCGTTTGACGAAGCAATGCGTCATAGTGTAACCAAGATGAGTCACTTGCACTTTACTGCAACCGAAGAGTATCGAAAGCGAGTGATTCAACTTGGCGAAGAACCTGATAGAGTTTTTAACGTCGGTGGTATGGGTGTTGAAAATATTAAAAGACTTAAACTTTTGACTAAAACTGAATTTGAAGAATCGATACGGTTTAAGCTGGCTAAAAAAAATTTGTTGGTGACTTTTCACCCCGTGACATTAGAGGCGTCAACGTCTGAAAAACAATTTAGTGAATTGTTGCGTGCATTAGATAATCTTACCGAAACACATATTATATTTACCAAAGCAAACAGTGACACCGATGGCCGTATCATCAATCAAATGATTGATGATTATGTAAATCAGAATTCATATAAATCGACTGCATTTACCTCATTGGGTCAACTGAGATATCTTAGCGCATTGCAATTTGTCGATGCGGTGGTGGGCAATAGCTCCAGTGGATTAGCTGAGGCTCCCAGTTTTAAGATCGGGACGATTAATATCGGTGATAGGCAAAAAGGGAGAATAAAGGCCGAGAGTGTAATTGATTGTGAGCCAAATTATGAATCAATTTTACAGGCATTCAAAAAATTATATTCAACAGAATTTCAATATGAATTATCCAAAGTGGTGAATCCTTATGGTGACGGGCAGGCGAGTAAAAAGATTGTTGAAGTATTAAAGAGCTTTCAGCTTAAGAATCTCTTAAAGAAGAAGTTTTATGATATCAACTTTAGTTTTTCATAA
- a CDS encoding SDR family oxidoreductase, producing MLKDKVVVITGGAGRIGSAFIDAVSRQNGIGVIADLDATQAEILKNKILEKDPNRKLELFELDITLPQSVQSILEYLHKKYGKIDALVNNAYPRNKNFGKKFFDVSSQDFSDFVSLHLGGYFNMSQKFIQYFLTQGYGNIINISSIQGVVAPAFETYVGTDMHSPIEYTVAKHGLIGMTKYMAKMFKKDKIRVNAISPGGILDKQPEKFLTQYKNRCGVKGMLDAEDLTGILVYLLSDSSEYMTGQNLIVDDGFVL from the coding sequence ATGTTAAAAGATAAGGTGGTAGTAATTACAGGTGGTGCCGGACGAATCGGTAGTGCTTTTATAGATGCGGTTTCTCGTCAAAACGGCATTGGTGTAATTGCAGATTTAGATGCAACCCAAGCAGAAATTCTAAAAAATAAAATTTTGGAGAAAGATCCTAATCGCAAATTGGAACTATTTGAATTGGACATTACCCTACCTCAGTCTGTTCAATCGATTTTAGAGTATTTGCATAAAAAGTATGGTAAAATTGATGCGCTTGTAAATAATGCATACCCGAGAAATAAAAATTTCGGGAAAAAATTCTTTGATGTAAGCAGTCAAGATTTTTCTGATTTTGTAAGTTTGCACCTTGGAGGGTATTTTAACATGAGTCAAAAATTTATTCAATATTTTCTGACTCAAGGATACGGCAATATAATAAATATCTCTTCGATTCAAGGTGTAGTTGCGCCTGCCTTTGAAACTTATGTTGGCACGGATATGCACTCACCCATTGAATATACGGTTGCAAAACATGGTCTTATCGGGATGACGAAATATATGGCGAAGATGTTTAAAAAAGATAAAATTCGAGTAAATGCTATTAGTCCCGGGGGAATATTGGATAAACAACCTGAAAAGTTTTTAACACAATATAAGAACAGATGTGGTGTTAAGGGAATGCTTGATGCAGAGGATTTGACTGGCATCTTAGTATATTTATTGAGTGATTCAAGTGAATATATGACCGGTCAAAACTTAATCGTAGATGATGGTTTTGTACTTTAG
- a CDS encoding FkbM family methyltransferase, whose product MKKKINRYIVSIIALFFRFTAWFEFKILRQAKFQSLDQRQEYVFSSVEWEGGREHYVCFPYDQAISKHVYVDGHFGWTHVPRVLKILGSDFKLKTLIDIGANIGTISIPIVKRGLAERAIAFEPEPRNFRTLMANIYINGLADKIVAYNLALGSEEKDVIFELSTDNSGDHRVTVSEQDGMYSESRRKKITVKSKSLDEMFPVSKNNECLIWMDTQGYEGKILEGAKEICKARIPMVN is encoded by the coding sequence ATGAAAAAAAAAATAAACAGATATATAGTATCAATTATAGCTTTATTTTTTAGATTTACTGCTTGGTTTGAATTTAAAATACTTAGACAAGCAAAATTTCAATCGTTAGATCAAAGGCAAGAATATGTATTTTCTTCAGTTGAATGGGAAGGGGGACGAGAACATTATGTTTGTTTTCCATATGACCAAGCGATATCTAAGCATGTATATGTTGATGGTCATTTTGGTTGGACGCATGTTCCGCGAGTGTTAAAAATACTGGGTTCTGATTTTAAATTAAAAACACTGATAGACATAGGGGCAAATATTGGAACAATTTCGATCCCTATTGTGAAAAGAGGTTTGGCGGAAAGAGCAATTGCGTTTGAACCTGAACCTAGAAATTTTCGTACACTTATGGCGAATATATATATAAATGGGCTGGCTGATAAAATCGTAGCATATAATCTAGCTTTAGGCTCTGAGGAGAAAGACGTTATATTTGAATTATCAACAGACAATAGCGGTGATCATAGAGTAACGGTAAGTGAACAAGATGGAATGTATTCTGAATCTCGGAGAAAAAAAATAACTGTAAAATCAAAATCTTTGGATGAAATGTTTCCTGTTTCAAAGAATAATGAGTGTCTTATTTGGATGGATACACAAGGATACGAGGGAAAAATTTTAGAAGGAGCGAAAGAAATTTGTAAGGCAAGAATACCAATGGTAAATTGA
- the hisH gene encoding imidazole glycerol phosphate synthase subunit HisH: MNYGAGNLYSIMGALEYLQAPYELISDGKRLSGCSHILLPGVGSFRKAISKLNELDLSNPIIECAKISKIPTLGICLGMQLLCGSSDEDGFTEGLKLVEGHFSLFDSLKRKVPHIGFDSVYPDKNSRLFGGIIEKADFYFVHSYRLIDTEEDIKYSYTEHDGERFISAFEKENIFGTQFHPELSQKNGLRLIKNFLEVNSWQKKD, encoded by the coding sequence GTGAACTATGGCGCCGGTAATCTGTATTCAATCATGGGTGCTTTGGAGTATTTACAAGCACCTTATGAACTGATTAGTGATGGGAAAAGATTATCCGGTTGTTCTCATATTCTTTTGCCAGGTGTAGGTTCTTTTCGTAAAGCAATCTCAAAGCTGAATGAACTGGATTTGAGTAATCCTATTATCGAATGTGCAAAAATTTCAAAAATCCCAACACTGGGAATTTGTCTGGGGATGCAACTATTGTGCGGATCGAGTGATGAGGATGGATTTACAGAAGGGCTGAAACTTGTTGAAGGTCATTTCTCATTGTTTGACAGTTTAAAAAGAAAAGTTCCCCACATAGGATTTGATTCTGTTTATCCCGACAAAAATTCAAGATTGTTCGGAGGAATTATTGAAAAAGCCGACTTTTATTTTGTTCACAGTTACAGACTTATTGATACGGAGGAAGATATAAAGTATTCATATACCGAACACGACGGGGAGCGATTTATATCTGCTTTTGAAAAAGAAAATATTTTCGGAACACAATTTCATCCTGAATTGAGTCAAAAAAATGGGCTTAGGTTAATTAAGAATTTTCTGGAGGTAAATTCTTGGCAAAAAAAAGACTAA